The Synechocystis sp. PCC 7509 genome includes a window with the following:
- a CDS encoding DUF1565 domain-containing protein produces the protein MYVDPVNGTDNATGSTQAPYKTISAALNQAQSGTVVQLAPGIYSATTGEVFPLTIKPGVTLRGDESTKGQTRVIIGSGNYVSPSFARQNVTILAESGSNVTGVTIANPSSRGTGLWIESTNPTVRNNTFTINNRDGVFLTGNANPIIENNVFTQNSGNGISVARTASGQIRNNLFLDTGFGLAIGGNSTPEITDNQLYQNRAGLFISDSARPILRRNFIESSKQDGVVITASAQPDLGTAENPGNNFIRNNTRYDVYNSTRSNTVTAAGNDIEPEKISGNVTFVAATVNRPAIRQGTFRDIQGYWAQPYIEALIAQNVIAGFPDGSFKPTDPVTRAQFATILSKAFAPPSQRAAQEFKDVKQGFWAYGAIQTAYRGGFVAGYPGGLFQPQQAIPRVQSLVSLANGLGLKSNNPNALSTYVDAAQIPNYATDPVSAATLRQLVVNYPIPTQLNPNRDATRAEVAAFVYQALVNTGRAQAIASPYVVRVP, from the coding sequence ATTTATGTAGATCCGGTAAATGGGACAGATAACGCAACTGGTAGCACGCAAGCGCCTTACAAAACAATTTCAGCCGCTCTCAATCAAGCCCAATCAGGTACGGTTGTTCAACTTGCACCAGGGATTTATAGCGCGACTACTGGCGAAGTTTTTCCTCTAACTATCAAACCTGGCGTAACCTTGAGGGGCGATGAGTCTACCAAAGGTCAAACTAGAGTGATTATTGGTAGCGGTAATTATGTTAGTCCTAGTTTTGCTCGTCAAAACGTGACAATTCTTGCCGAAAGTGGGAGTAATGTTACAGGCGTTACTATTGCTAACCCCAGCAGTCGGGGTACGGGTTTATGGATTGAGTCAACTAATCCCACCGTCAGAAATAACACTTTTACCATCAATAATCGCGATGGTGTTTTTCTTACTGGCAATGCAAACCCCATTATTGAAAATAATGTTTTTACGCAAAATAGTGGTAACGGTATTTCTGTAGCTCGTACTGCTAGTGGTCAGATTCGCAATAATCTATTTTTGGATACTGGGTTTGGTTTAGCAATTGGTGGTAACTCTACTCCAGAAATCACCGACAACCAACTCTACCAAAATCGAGCCGGGTTATTTATTTCTGATTCTGCTCGTCCTATACTACGGCGTAATTTCATTGAAAGTAGCAAACAAGATGGTGTAGTCATTACCGCCAGCGCCCAGCCGGATTTGGGGACTGCTGAAAATCCTGGTAATAATTTCATTCGCAATAATACTCGCTACGATGTCTACAACTCGACGCGCAGTAATACAGTTACGGCGGCGGGTAATGATATCGAACCTGAAAAAATTTCTGGTAACGTTACTTTTGTTGCGGCTACAGTAAATCGACCAGCAATTAGACAAGGTACATTCCGAGATATTCAGGGTTATTGGGCGCAACCTTATATTGAGGCTTTGATTGCCCAAAATGTAATTGCTGGTTTTCCTGATGGCTCGTTTAAGCCCACAGATCCCGTCACCCGCGCTCAGTTTGCGACTATTCTTAGTAAAGCTTTTGCGCCACCATCGCAACGAGCAGCGCAAGAATTTAAAGATGTCAAGCAAGGCTTCTGGGCTTACGGGGCAATTCAAACTGCTTACCGTGGCGGTTTTGTGGCAGGGTATCCGGGCGGTTTATTTCAACCCCAGCAAGCGATTCCTAGAGTACAGTCGCTAGTTTCTTTAGCTAATGGCTTAGGTTTAAAGTCAAATAATCCCAATGCTTTATCTACTTATGTCGATGCTGCTCAAATTCCTAACTATGCGACAGATCCAGTATCGGCAGCAACACTAAGACAATTGGTTGTCAATTATCCTATTCCTACGCAGTTGAATCCTAATCGTGATGCTACAAGAGCCGAGGTTGCAGCCTTTGTTTATCAAGCTTTGGTAAATACTGGACGCGCTCAGGCGATCGCCTCTCCTTACGTTGTCCGAGTTCCATAA
- a CDS encoding DUF3493 domain-containing protein yields MVKPSQNKRFTSEQYDRLKAEAAAPYRGLRRFIYIAFGASGFVGALIFLAQIAAGNHSDAPLSNLALQIGVVAIMIFLFRWDKESPKRPNK; encoded by the coding sequence ATGGTCAAACCATCTCAAAATAAACGTTTTACAAGCGAACAATACGATCGCTTAAAAGCCGAAGCCGCCGCACCTTATCGGGGACTACGAAGGTTTATTTATATAGCTTTTGGAGCTTCTGGTTTTGTCGGCGCACTAATATTTTTAGCGCAAATAGCCGCCGGAAACCACTCTGATGCACCGTTGTCAAACCTCGCTTTGCAAATAGGAGTTGTCGCCATCATGATTTTTCTATTTCGTTGGGACAAGGAATCGCCAAAACGCCCTAATAAGTAA
- a CDS encoding AI-2E family transporter gives MNIGQWIGLIALVISLYILWQIRQLLLLVFTAIVIATALNRLARRLQKSGISRGFAILLSVGILLTILAGFFWLIVPAFTGQFQQLAELFPKGLARSEFWVAQLEKYVPPQFIPYLPDVDGLINQVQPLANQLFQRFFTFFSSSFGFVVDFLLVLILTLMFISDPQPYRKAFIGLFPSFYRRRVNVILDRCEKALRGWLIGILFNMFVIASLSGIGLLLLGIPLPLAQAALAGILTFIPNVGPVLSVIPPMAIALLDAPWKSLAVLGLYVGIQQLETNVLTPYVMAQQVSLLPAVTLLSQVFFATFFGFLGLLLALPLTVVAQVWIQEVLITDVLDKWGNDEEKEIESQTIADNIDPPNTPETPVQQTIVVQTIPLEKGNEDKT, from the coding sequence GTGAATATCGGTCAATGGATCGGTTTAATTGCCTTAGTTATTTCTTTATACATATTGTGGCAGATTCGTCAACTGCTTTTATTAGTATTTACCGCGATCGTTATAGCTACGGCTTTAAACAGATTAGCTCGGCGGTTGCAAAAATCGGGTATATCGCGCGGTTTTGCAATTCTACTATCTGTAGGAATTTTGCTAACTATATTAGCTGGCTTTTTTTGGTTGATCGTGCCAGCTTTTACAGGTCAATTTCAACAACTAGCAGAGTTATTTCCTAAAGGGTTAGCTAGGTCAGAATTTTGGGTAGCTCAACTTGAAAAGTACGTACCTCCGCAGTTTATTCCTTATTTGCCAGATGTGGATGGATTAATTAATCAAGTTCAACCCTTAGCAAATCAGCTTTTTCAAAGATTTTTTACTTTCTTTTCTAGCTCCTTTGGTTTTGTGGTCGACTTTCTGCTAGTGCTGATTTTGACTTTGATGTTCATCAGCGACCCGCAACCCTATCGTAAAGCCTTTATTGGTTTGTTTCCCTCTTTTTATCGGCGACGGGTAAATGTAATTTTAGACCGTTGTGAAAAAGCTTTGCGCGGCTGGTTAATTGGGATTTTGTTTAATATGTTTGTGATCGCTTCCTTAAGCGGCATTGGTTTGTTACTTTTGGGTATTCCCTTACCTTTAGCTCAAGCTGCTTTAGCCGGAATTTTGACATTTATCCCGAATGTTGGGCCAGTTTTGAGTGTAATTCCGCCTATGGCGATCGCGCTTCTAGACGCGCCGTGGAAATCTTTAGCCGTATTAGGGCTGTACGTCGGCATCCAGCAACTAGAAACTAACGTTTTGACTCCCTACGTGATGGCGCAACAAGTATCGCTACTACCCGCCGTTACGTTGCTCTCTCAAGTGTTTTTTGCAACTTTCTTTGGGTTTTTGGGTTTACTATTAGCTTTGCCCTTAACAGTAGTTGCTCAAGTTTGGATTCAAGAAGTATTAATTACTGACGTACTAGATAAATGGGGCAATGATGAGGAAAAAGAGATTGAATCTCAAACAATTGCTGACAATATAGATCCACCAAACACCCCAGAAACGCCAGTACAACAAACAATCGTTGTCCAAACCATACCCCTTGAAAAAGGCAACGAAGATAAAACTTGA
- a CDS encoding homocysteine biosynthesis protein → MRTIAEINDKINRCCAVVWTVEELKAKVAESSIAQVAKQVDVITTGTFEPMESSGAIINLGHTDPPIKIRRCWMDNVPVYSGFGAVDLYLGATQAMEAQDGEEVRDRGGGHVIADLIAGLPVQVKALGQVTDCYPRAAFETTITRETINQFYLFNPRNLYQNFIVGVNGGDRPLFTYLGPLQPRLNNAVYSNPGAISPLLNDPDLQLIGIGTKIFLGGGVGYVAWEGTQHFPLQKRLPNRTPVGPAATLALIGDAKQMSHRWVRGCYFKSYGPSLMLGVGIPLPVLNEEVIAHCAVQDKDLVAPIVDFSIPRRVRPTFGLVSYAQLKSGRITIDGKAVRTAPLASMFLSRQVAQELKQWIEEGKFTLTEPVAPIANDRAFLPQDRWTEF, encoded by the coding sequence ATGAGAACGATTGCCGAAATTAATGACAAAATTAACCGTTGCTGTGCAGTGGTCTGGACGGTAGAGGAGCTAAAAGCAAAAGTAGCCGAGTCTAGTATTGCTCAAGTGGCTAAACAAGTAGATGTAATCACCACAGGCACTTTTGAGCCAATGGAGTCCTCTGGAGCGATTATTAATTTGGGACATACCGACCCACCGATCAAAATTCGGCGCTGTTGGATGGATAACGTGCCTGTTTACTCTGGTTTTGGAGCCGTAGACTTGTATTTGGGCGCAACGCAAGCTATGGAAGCTCAAGACGGTGAGGAAGTGCGCGATCGCGGTGGCGGTCACGTAATTGCTGACTTGATTGCTGGCTTACCCGTACAAGTCAAAGCCTTGGGACAAGTAACAGATTGTTATCCTCGCGCCGCTTTTGAAACCACTATTACCCGCGAAACCATTAACCAGTTTTACTTATTTAATCCGCGCAATCTATACCAAAATTTTATTGTTGGCGTTAATGGTGGCGATCGCCCCTTATTTACTTACTTAGGCCCTTTGCAACCGCGTTTAAATAATGCCGTTTACTCCAATCCCGGCGCAATTTCCCCTTTACTTAACGATCCAGACTTGCAACTAATTGGGATTGGCACAAAAATCTTTTTGGGTGGCGGTGTGGGTTACGTTGCTTGGGAAGGTACGCAGCATTTCCCCTTACAAAAACGCCTGCCCAATCGCACCCCTGTAGGGCCCGCCGCTACGTTGGCTTTAATTGGCGATGCCAAACAAATGAGCCATCGTTGGGTGCGCGGCTGTTATTTCAAAAGTTATGGGCCTTCTTTAATGTTGGGGGTAGGTATCCCATTACCTGTATTGAATGAGGAAGTAATAGCTCATTGTGCCGTACAAGACAAGGATTTGGTAGCGCCGATTGTAGACTTTTCTATTCCCCGGCGCGTCCGTCCGACTTTTGGGTTGGTAAGTTATGCCCAGCTAAAATCTGGACGAATTACTATTGACGGTAAAGCTGTGCGTACTGCTCCCCTAGCCAGTATGTTTTTATCCCGGCAAGTAGCGCAAGAATTGAAGCAATGGATCGAAGAAGGAAAATTTACCCTTACCGAACCCGTAGCCCCGATCGCGAATGATCGCGCTTTTTTGCCTCAAGATCGGTGGACGGAATTTTAA
- a CDS encoding tetratricopeptide repeat protein has translation MSQPRNRWLINIILVVAAIALVGASMLPLLTSTIEQSQPPTATPLPSGQTALTDQKSQLADQARGFELVLQREPENLTALQGLADARIKLGDIKGAIPSIEKLAALNPTQTQYALLLAQAKVRTGDIEGGQNAYRSILKTKPGDNLALQGLVLTLLQQQRADEAIALLQDTLNQANKSKDARVDTTSVQLLLGEVYANQKRYDEAIATYDRAIAANQQDVRPFLAKGSVLAVQKRYDEAISLYDRAISVDNKDFRPVLAKASVFKEQGKNDLAKPLFATAATLAPPEYKAQIQQLAQASPTPSIALPSTAPSATPSPTTKP, from the coding sequence GTGTCTCAACCCCGCAATCGCTGGTTAATAAATATTATATTAGTGGTGGCAGCTATTGCTTTAGTAGGAGCTTCTATGCTGCCATTGTTGACAAGCACTATTGAGCAAAGCCAGCCACCTACCGCCACACCGTTACCTTCAGGACAAACAGCGCTTACAGACCAAAAATCGCAATTGGCAGACCAAGCAAGGGGTTTTGAGTTGGTTTTGCAGCGCGAACCAGAAAACCTCACAGCCTTACAGGGATTGGCTGATGCTCGGATTAAATTAGGAGATATTAAAGGCGCAATCCCGTCAATTGAGAAATTGGCGGCTTTAAACCCTACGCAAACCCAATATGCGCTTCTCCTTGCCCAAGCCAAGGTAAGAACAGGGGATATTGAAGGGGGACAAAATGCTTATCGTTCAATTTTGAAAACAAAACCCGGCGATAATCTAGCCTTACAAGGATTAGTGTTAACTCTACTACAGCAACAACGCGCCGATGAAGCGATCGCCTTGTTGCAAGACACCTTGAACCAGGCAAATAAGTCTAAAGATGCAAGGGTAGATACAACCTCCGTACAGTTGCTTTTAGGGGAAGTTTACGCCAATCAAAAACGCTACGATGAAGCGATCGCAACTTACGATCGGGCAATCGCCGCAAATCAACAAGATGTACGTCCTTTTTTAGCTAAAGGTAGCGTTTTAGCAGTTCAAAAACGTTACGACGAGGCAATTTCTCTTTACGATCGCGCTATTAGTGTAGATAACAAAGATTTTCGTCCCGTACTTGCCAAAGCCAGCGTTTTCAAAGAGCAAGGCAAAAACGATCTAGCTAAACCATTGTTTGCAACGGCGGCGACTCTCGCCCCACCAGAGTACAAGGCGCAAATTCAGCAACTCGCCCAAGCAAGTCCTACCCCTTCTATTGCACTGCCTTCTACCGCGCCTAGCGCCACCCCATCGCCGACGACAAAGCCCTAA
- a CDS encoding TMEM165/GDT1 family protein — MLTAFSKGLSLITVSELGDKTFFIAVILAMRHSRRIVFAGVLAALAAMTIISVLVGQVASLLPAKYVHYGEIILFIGFGIKLLYSASRMPKDACDVEVVQEAAIAVDKAELILSKKQVAATIYIEAFVLTFIAEWGDRTQIATIALSAANNPVGVTIGAIVGHAICSAIAVIGGRMLAGRISERTLTFAGGGLFLLFGVLSLFEKM; from the coding sequence GTGCTAACTGCTTTTAGTAAAGGTTTATCGCTAATTACAGTTTCGGAGCTAGGAGATAAAACCTTTTTTATCGCTGTAATTTTGGCTATGCGTCACTCCCGTAGAATTGTATTTGCTGGGGTACTAGCCGCTCTAGCGGCAATGACGATAATTTCCGTCCTAGTCGGACAAGTTGCTTCTTTGCTACCTGCAAAGTACGTCCATTATGGCGAAATTATTTTATTTATTGGGTTTGGCATTAAGTTACTGTACTCAGCTAGTCGGATGCCTAAAGATGCTTGCGATGTAGAAGTAGTCCAAGAAGCAGCGATCGCCGTAGACAAAGCTGAATTGATATTGTCTAAAAAACAAGTAGCCGCCACCATTTATATAGAAGCCTTTGTCCTCACTTTTATCGCCGAATGGGGCGATCGCACTCAAATTGCTACTATCGCCCTATCGGCGGCAAACAACCCCGTTGGCGTAACTATTGGGGCAATTGTCGGTCACGCTATTTGTAGTGCGATCGCAGTTATTGGGGGACGAATGCTGGCGGGGCGAATTTCTGAACGTACTCTTACTTTTGCTGGTGGTGGGTTATTTTTATTGTTTGGTGTTTTGAGCTTATTTGAAAAAATGTAG
- a CDS encoding succinate dehydrogenase/fumarate reductase flavoprotein subunit produces MLEHDVIIIGGGLAGCRAAVEIARTDPKLNIAVVAKTHPIRSHSVAAQGGIAATLKNVDAADSWEAHAFDTVKGSDYLADQDAVEILTREAPDVVIDLEHMGVMFSRLEDGRIAQRAFGGHSHNRTCYAADKTGHAILHELVSNLRRYGVHIYDEWYVMRLIVEDEEAKGVVMYRILDGHIEVVRAKAVMFATGGYGRAYNTTSNDYASTGDGLAMTAQAGLPLEDMEFVQFHPTGLYPVGVLISEAVRGEGAYLINALGDRFMNTYAPSRLELAPRDITSRAIAREIAAGRGANHDGSAGGKFVYLDLRHMGKEKIMSRIPFCWEEAHRLVGIDAVHEPMPVRPTIHYSMGGIPVNTDGKVRSSGDGFIDRFFAAGESACVSVHGANRLGSNSLLECVVYGRRTGKAIAEFVQNRKLPVVDEQRYVQGAAKQMQQLIAQEGKYRIAQVRQAFQDCMTECCGVFRTEEVMRSGLQQLQQIQQQYQEIYLDDKGDCWNSELVEALELQSLLVVGEIILTSALSRTESRGAHCREDYTERDDENFLKHTMAYYSPAGIDIQHRPVTITMFEPKERKY; encoded by the coding sequence ATGCTAGAACACGATGTAATTATTATTGGTGGTGGTTTGGCTGGATGCCGTGCCGCCGTTGAGATTGCCCGTACTGATCCAAAATTAAATATTGCGGTAGTTGCCAAAACTCACCCCATTCGTTCCCACTCTGTAGCAGCACAAGGGGGAATTGCGGCAACCTTAAAAAACGTAGATGCTGCCGATAGTTGGGAAGCTCACGCTTTTGATACAGTCAAAGGTTCTGACTATTTAGCCGATCAAGATGCGGTAGAAATCCTCACCCGCGAAGCGCCAGACGTGGTAATCGATCTAGAACACATGGGGGTAATGTTTTCTCGCCTGGAGGATGGACGCATCGCCCAAAGGGCTTTTGGCGGACATTCCCACAACCGTACTTGCTACGCCGCCGATAAAACAGGTCACGCTATCTTACACGAATTAGTCAGCAACTTAAGACGCTACGGCGTACATATTTACGATGAATGGTATGTAATGCGGCTAATTGTGGAAGACGAAGAAGCAAAAGGCGTTGTGATGTACCGGATTTTGGACGGTCATATTGAAGTTGTCCGCGCCAAAGCGGTAATGTTTGCTACTGGGGGCTATGGACGGGCTTACAATACCACGTCAAATGACTACGCTTCGACGGGTGACGGGCTGGCGATGACGGCGCAAGCGGGTTTACCTCTAGAAGACATGGAATTTGTGCAATTTCACCCTACAGGGCTTTATCCGGTGGGTGTACTAATTTCGGAAGCGGTACGGGGAGAAGGGGCGTACTTAATTAATGCCCTGGGCGATCGCTTTATGAATACCTACGCCCCTAGTCGCCTGGAACTAGCCCCCCGCGATATTACATCCCGCGCGATCGCTCGTGAGATTGCCGCCGGACGCGGTGCTAATCACGATGGCAGCGCCGGAGGTAAGTTTGTGTACCTCGATTTAAGGCACATGGGCAAGGAAAAAATTATGAGTCGGATTCCTTTTTGTTGGGAAGAAGCCCATAGATTAGTAGGCATTGATGCCGTACATGAACCGATGCCTGTGCGCCCAACGATTCATTATTCTATGGGTGGAATTCCTGTAAACACTGATGGCAAAGTCCGCAGCAGTGGGGATGGGTTTATCGATCGCTTTTTTGCGGCGGGAGAATCAGCCTGTGTATCGGTACACGGCGCGAATCGATTGGGAAGCAATTCGCTATTAGAATGCGTCGTTTACGGGCGCAGGACTGGAAAAGCGATCGCTGAATTTGTCCAAAATCGCAAATTACCCGTTGTAGACGAGCAACGCTATGTTCAAGGGGCAGCAAAACAAATGCAGCAATTAATCGCCCAAGAGGGAAAATACCGTATTGCTCAAGTACGCCAAGCTTTTCAAGATTGCATGACCGAGTGTTGCGGAGTTTTTCGGACAGAGGAAGTAATGCGCTCTGGTTTGCAACAGTTGCAGCAAATTCAACAGCAATACCAAGAGATATATTTAGACGATAAGGGCGATTGCTGGAACTCAGAACTTGTAGAAGCGTTGGAATTACAGAGTTTATTAGTAGTGGGAGAGATAATTTTAACTTCAGCCTTGAGTCGCACCGAAAGCCGAGGCGCTCATTGTCGTGAAGATTACACCGAACGAGACGACGAGAATTTTCTCAAGCATACAATGGCTTACTACTCCCCCGCAGGCATTGATATTCAACACCGCCCGGTAACTATTACAATGTTTGAGCCAAAAGAGCGTAAGTATTAA
- a CDS encoding class I SAM-dependent methyltransferase, with protein MNTDIEWEKWGKKDPYFAVLIDKKFRNDNITSDIKSEFFESGRKHISHVLQVCRDYLNPDFSPKKALDFGCGTGRLVIPLAEVADHAVGMDISDSMLKEAQKNCEEYSVKNVSLLKSDDDLSALDGRRFDFIHSYIVLQHIPVARGRRIFTNLLNHLEDSGIGVIHFTYAETIYSENYGASPSGIGQLFKILKKLLRRSFLFRHLEPEMQMNSYNVNELLFLMQKVGIRNFHVEFKDHAGALGIFVYFMKPQKV; from the coding sequence ATGAACACAGATATCGAATGGGAAAAGTGGGGCAAGAAAGATCCTTATTTTGCAGTATTAATAGACAAGAAGTTTCGCAACGATAACATTACTAGCGATATAAAATCAGAATTTTTTGAGTCTGGGAGAAAGCATATAAGTCATGTATTACAAGTCTGTAGGGACTACCTCAACCCTGACTTTTCTCCAAAGAAAGCTTTAGATTTTGGTTGTGGAACTGGACGACTTGTAATCCCACTTGCAGAAGTTGCCGACCATGCTGTAGGGATGGATATTTCTGATTCGATGCTGAAAGAGGCTCAGAAGAACTGTGAAGAATACTCTGTGAAAAATGTCAGTTTACTTAAGTCAGATGACGATCTTTCTGCCTTAGATGGACGACGTTTTGACTTTATTCATTCTTACATCGTTCTTCAGCATATACCTGTTGCTAGGGGGCGACGTATTTTTACGAACCTCCTTAATCACTTGGAAGATTCAGGTATTGGTGTTATTCACTTTACCTATGCAGAGACTATTTATAGTGAGAATTATGGTGCGTCTCCTAGTGGAATAGGGCAACTGTTTAAGATTTTGAAAAAACTTCTAAGAAGATCGTTCTTATTTAGGCATCTAGAGCCAGAAATGCAGATGAATTCCTACAATGTGAATGAGCTTTTGTTCTTAATGCAAAAAGTAGGGATACGTAACTTTCATGTTGAGTTTAAGGATCATGCAGGTGCGTTAGGTATTTTTGTGTATTTTATGAAGCCCCAGAAAGTATGA
- a CDS encoding class I SAM-dependent methyltransferase, whose protein sequence is MVETLMKKQLNLEMYKQEIADLYTGRSQTYDNSNWHLQIAHRLVEYGQVSSGQYILDIATGTGHVAISAAQLVGVEGKVIGIDISSGMLEQARHKTERLNLKNIEFQLADAELLNFATNSFDRVFCSSAFIWMSNLSAALRLWHNCLKPGGIIGFHAFADTAFISGVVTQKVAQKYGISFVNNKPTGTVEKCQNLLQQAGFETIDIKVEQDGSYISLDEAKKMWLGVSHPTPGQYPPPLSQLSLEQLAQAKAEFETELEALQTEQGVWNDITIFYVYGRKPKIQ, encoded by the coding sequence GTGGTAGAAACCTTAATGAAAAAACAGCTTAACTTAGAAATGTATAAGCAAGAAATAGCAGACTTATATACTGGTAGAAGCCAAACTTATGACAATAGCAATTGGCATTTGCAGATTGCTCATCGCCTTGTTGAGTATGGACAAGTTAGTTCTGGTCAGTATATTTTAGACATTGCAACGGGAACAGGTCATGTTGCGATTTCTGCTGCTCAGTTAGTGGGTGTTGAAGGTAAAGTAATTGGTATAGATATTTCTTCTGGAATGCTGGAACAAGCAAGACATAAGACTGAAAGATTAAATCTCAAAAATATTGAATTTCAGCTTGCAGACGCTGAATTACTTAATTTTGCTACTAATAGTTTTGACCGAGTTTTCTGTTCATCTGCGTTTATCTGGATGTCCAATTTAAGTGCGGCGTTACGTCTTTGGCATAACTGTCTTAAACCTGGTGGAATTATAGGATTCCATGCTTTTGCTGATACCGCTTTTATAAGTGGAGTGGTTACACAGAAAGTTGCTCAAAAGTACGGTATTTCATTTGTGAATAATAAGCCAACAGGTACAGTTGAAAAATGCCAAAACTTGCTTCAGCAGGCAGGATTTGAGACAATTGATATCAAAGTTGAACAAGATGGTAGTTATATCAGTTTAGATGAAGCTAAAAAAATGTGGCTTGGGGTTTCGCATCCTACACCTGGACAATATCCGCCTCCTTTATCACAACTTTCATTAGAGCAGTTGGCACAAGCTAAGGCTGAATTTGAGACAGAATTAGAGGCACTACAAACCGAGCAAGGAGTCTGGAATGATATTACTATCTTTTATGTATATGGTCGCAAACCAAAGATTCAATAG